Proteins from one Pontibacter korlensis genomic window:
- a CDS encoding serpin family protein yields MNRNPLILSIATAASVLLSACQHDEVAENSPNVRELTVQEQKIVSSSNDFAFRSFALLSEDEGAENMFVSPLSISMALTMTYNGADGATKEAMRQTLGFEPASDEEINRSFKSLAELLKGIDRKVIFTSANSLWYRNDLQLQAPFLNANQTYFDATVQGLDFSSPAAKDQINNWVKDKTDGKIENIVKEVTPRHVLFLINAIYFKGTWTYPFDKKLTQPGQFFLEDGSTLTHDFMTMREGKYLYYQDQTKEVLDLPYGNQQYSMTLVVPKEEQTVQDMVQELSKANLTTWLMAADSTKLELHMPKFKLEYEKELNDLLEQMGMSIAFTGEADLSRMVEGRSNLAISEVSHKTFVEVNEEGTEAAAVTSVGIIETSLPPSIRINRPFVFMIREKSSNAILFIGKLMKPE; encoded by the coding sequence ATGAACAGGAACCCACTCATCTTAAGTATAGCCACAGCGGCAAGCGTGTTGCTTTCAGCTTGCCAACACGACGAGGTGGCTGAAAACTCCCCGAATGTGCGCGAGCTGACAGTGCAGGAGCAAAAAATAGTTTCCAGTTCTAACGATTTTGCTTTTCGTTCCTTCGCGCTGCTTAGCGAGGACGAAGGAGCAGAGAACATGTTTGTCTCTCCGCTTAGCATCAGCATGGCCTTAACCATGACCTACAACGGAGCTGATGGAGCTACCAAAGAAGCTATGCGACAGACACTGGGTTTCGAGCCGGCTTCGGATGAGGAAATCAACAGGTCGTTCAAGAGTCTTGCAGAGCTGCTGAAAGGTATCGACAGGAAAGTGATTTTTACTTCTGCCAATTCCCTGTGGTATAGGAATGATCTGCAACTGCAGGCTCCTTTCCTAAACGCTAATCAAACGTACTTCGACGCCACAGTGCAGGGATTGGATTTCTCTTCGCCTGCTGCCAAAGATCAGATTAACAATTGGGTGAAGGACAAAACCGATGGAAAGATTGAAAACATTGTAAAGGAAGTAACACCTCGCCATGTGCTGTTCCTGATCAACGCTATTTACTTTAAAGGAACCTGGACTTACCCTTTCGATAAAAAGCTAACACAGCCTGGACAGTTTTTCCTCGAAGATGGCAGCACCCTTACGCACGACTTTATGACGATGAGAGAAGGCAAGTACCTTTACTACCAGGACCAGACGAAAGAAGTGCTTGACCTGCCTTACGGTAACCAACAGTATAGCATGACGCTGGTTGTGCCTAAAGAGGAGCAGACTGTACAGGATATGGTGCAGGAGCTGAGCAAGGCTAACCTGACTACATGGCTAATGGCTGCAGACAGCACAAAGCTGGAGCTGCATATGCCAAAGTTTAAGCTGGAGTATGAGAAAGAACTCAACGATTTGCTGGAGCAGATGGGAATGAGCATCGCCTTCACAGGTGAGGCTGACCTAAGCCGTATGGTGGAAGGAAGGAGCAACTTGGCTATATCAGAGGTAAGTCACAAAACATTTGTAGAGGTGAACGAAGAAGGTACAGAAGCAGCAGCCGTCACCTCTGTAGGCATCATAGAAACATCGCTGCCGCCTTCCATCCGCATTAACAGGCCTTTTGTGTTCATGATCCGTGAGAAGTCATCTAATGCTATTCTATTTATTGGTAAGCTGATGAAGCCTGAATAG
- a CDS encoding M61 family metallopeptidase, protein MIYYHLSFQNPLSHFVDIKITIKDNQQQELYLQLPAWRPGRYELQHFAQKLRAVTATANGESIAIEKVTKDRWQVQTKGAKEIEVSYSFFARQMDAGGSWLDEEQLYLNPINCLMAIEGREHEPCQLQLQLPEEWQVACGLPETEKHMLEAATFDELADSPFIASDTLKRETFEMGGYTFHIWLQGDCQLDWEKLKKDFAGFTKEQLEVFGDFPVKEYHYLNEILPYRYYHGVEHSHSTVITLGPGELLMTPSLYKEFVGVSSHELFHTWNIKKIRPKEMLPYNLTQENYFKTGYVAEGITTYYGDYMLARSGFFSAEAYFEELNTTLQRYFADYSRHNLSVADSSFDLWLDGYKPGTPDRKVSIYIKGALTALLLDLQLRKTTDNKANLDVVMRTLWEQFGKKDIGYTEKDYAQIVAEVAGQSFQPYFEKYINGTQDIEPALDEALRYVGCTLVQQQNSLIYESKYGFKLASDGSANVTAIAPASPASELLSMDDELVALNGRKLESNLQQLLALEPQEMELTLFRDKQLRAVRLEPNGKTFYSKYTVQKRQDATDAEKQNFKLWLKQQF, encoded by the coding sequence ATGATCTACTACCACCTCTCCTTTCAGAACCCGCTTTCACATTTTGTTGATATCAAGATCACCATAAAGGATAACCAGCAGCAGGAGCTATACTTACAATTGCCAGCCTGGCGCCCCGGCAGGTATGAGCTGCAGCACTTCGCCCAGAAGCTGCGGGCAGTTACCGCCACGGCTAACGGAGAAAGTATAGCAATAGAAAAAGTAACGAAAGACCGGTGGCAGGTGCAAACGAAGGGAGCAAAAGAGATAGAGGTCAGCTATAGCTTTTTTGCCCGCCAGATGGATGCAGGGGGCTCGTGGCTGGATGAGGAGCAGCTATACCTAAACCCGATCAATTGCCTGATGGCAATAGAAGGGCGCGAGCATGAGCCTTGCCAGCTACAATTGCAACTGCCAGAAGAGTGGCAAGTTGCCTGCGGCTTACCTGAGACGGAGAAGCACATGCTTGAGGCAGCTACCTTCGACGAGCTGGCAGACAGTCCATTTATTGCCAGCGACACCCTAAAGAGGGAGACGTTTGAAATGGGTGGCTATACTTTCCACATCTGGCTTCAAGGCGATTGTCAGCTGGACTGGGAGAAGCTAAAAAAAGACTTTGCCGGCTTCACTAAAGAGCAGCTGGAGGTGTTTGGGGATTTCCCGGTTAAGGAGTACCACTACCTGAACGAAATTCTGCCTTACCGCTACTACCATGGGGTAGAGCACAGTCATTCCACTGTTATTACCCTTGGCCCGGGAGAACTGCTGATGACACCAAGCCTTTACAAAGAGTTTGTAGGGGTAAGCTCGCATGAGCTCTTCCATACCTGGAACATCAAGAAAATCCGCCCGAAGGAGATGCTGCCCTACAATCTTACACAGGAGAACTACTTTAAGACCGGCTACGTGGCCGAGGGTATTACCACCTACTACGGCGACTATATGCTTGCCCGCAGCGGCTTCTTCAGCGCCGAAGCATACTTTGAAGAGCTAAACACGACGCTGCAGCGCTATTTTGCCGACTACAGCCGCCACAACCTCTCCGTAGCCGACTCTTCTTTCGACCTGTGGCTGGATGGCTATAAACCAGGCACTCCTGATCGCAAGGTATCCATCTACATCAAAGGAGCCCTTACAGCACTACTCCTGGACCTGCAGCTTCGCAAGACTACCGACAATAAAGCAAACCTTGATGTGGTAATGCGAACGCTTTGGGAGCAGTTTGGAAAGAAAGATATAGGCTACACAGAAAAGGACTATGCGCAAATAGTAGCCGAAGTGGCAGGACAGTCGTTCCAGCCATACTTCGAAAAGTATATCAACGGCACTCAAGATATAGAGCCGGCACTAGATGAAGCACTGCGCTACGTAGGTTGCACCTTAGTCCAGCAGCAGAACTCTTTGATCTACGAGAGCAAGTATGGATTCAAGCTAGCATCGGACGGAAGTGCGAATGTAACAGCCATAGCCCCTGCCTCTCCTGCCAGTGAGTTGCTAAGTATGGATGATGAGTTGGTAGCTCTAAACGGGCGCAAACTGGAGAGCAACCTGCAACAGCTGCTTGCATTGGAGCCGCAGGAAATGGAGCTAACCCTGTTCCGGGACAAGCAACTGCGCGCGGTAAGGCTGGAGCCCAACGGCAAAACCTTCTATAGCAAGTATACTGTCCAGAAGCGCCAGGATGCCACAGATGCAGAAAAACAGAACTTTAAGTTGTGGCTGAAGCAGCAGTTTTAA
- the upp gene encoding uracil phosphoribosyltransferase, with protein MEQKNIHILTETPSLANHYVAELRDVHVHRDSLRFRRNLERLGELLAYEISKTLPYKEVPVTTPLAETSTLLLAEQPVLATILRAGLPLYQGMLNYFDKAYSTFVGAYRVEEENTQLQINMEYLASVNLHDKILILADPMLATGRSLVKSYQGMLRHGKPTQVHIAAAIAAPEGLAYVREHVPEAHVWLGALDDHLNEKSYIVPGLGDAGDLAFGPKI; from the coding sequence ATGGAACAGAAAAATATACATATCCTCACAGAAACTCCTTCGCTTGCTAACCACTACGTAGCAGAACTGCGCGATGTGCACGTGCACCGTGATAGCCTGCGTTTCCGCCGCAACCTGGAGCGGCTGGGCGAGTTGCTAGCCTACGAGATTTCGAAGACATTGCCGTACAAGGAAGTGCCTGTTACCACACCTCTTGCTGAAACCAGCACCTTGTTATTGGCAGAGCAGCCGGTGTTGGCTACCATTCTCCGTGCTGGCTTACCGCTCTATCAGGGTATGCTTAATTATTTTGATAAAGCCTACAGTACATTTGTAGGAGCTTACCGTGTAGAAGAGGAGAATACGCAACTGCAGATAAACATGGAGTACCTGGCCTCAGTTAATCTGCACGACAAGATCCTGATTCTGGCGGACCCCATGCTAGCTACCGGACGATCGTTGGTGAAGTCTTACCAAGGCATGCTGCGCCATGGTAAACCAACACAAGTACATATTGCCGCTGCTATTGCTGCTCCGGAGGGGTTGGCTTATGTACGTGAGCATGTGCCTGAGGCACATGTGTGGCTGGGCGCATTGGATGACCACCTTAATGAGAAGTCCTACATTGTGCCGGGCCTCGGCGATGCTGGTGACCTTGCATTTGGGCCGAAGATCTAA
- a CDS encoding DEAD/DEAH box helicase, producing MAEEAEKEITTFEDFKLNKQLLNAIADAGYEKPTPIQLQAIPLIMAGHDILGIAQTGTGKTAAFLLPLLMKVKYAQGQHPRAIIIAPTRELVMQIEENITLLAKYTDLRHTAIYGGLGPKTQIEIINKGIDILVATPKRLMELYLKGELVLKDLKTLILDEADKMMDMGFMPQIRQLLEVIPRKRQNLLFSATMPDKVVQLSEEFLEFPTRVEITPQATPVETVSQMLYRVPNLRTKIELLEHLIQDIETFKRVIIFTRSKKNAESVSKFLEHRNYGDVRAIHGNKGQNTRINSMEAFKGGEVRFLVATDVAARGIDVTMVSHVINFDVPLIYEDYVHRIGRTGRAENEGAAITFATEAEMYHVRKIEKIIRMQIPEEPMPAEVKLFETPFEEQQEMAMEIDRQKRRENPDFKGAFHEKKGKHKSNFAKGKKSKGDPKNSFWQKTKKKGSRRK from the coding sequence ATGGCCGAAGAAGCGGAGAAAGAAATAACCACGTTCGAAGATTTTAAGCTGAACAAACAGCTGCTGAACGCCATTGCCGATGCTGGCTACGAAAAGCCTACACCAATACAGCTACAAGCTATCCCGTTGATTATGGCGGGACACGATATATTAGGGATCGCCCAGACAGGAACCGGCAAAACAGCTGCTTTCCTACTGCCACTGCTCATGAAGGTAAAGTATGCACAGGGCCAGCATCCTCGTGCCATTATTATTGCGCCTACCCGTGAGTTGGTGATGCAGATTGAAGAAAATATCACGCTGCTGGCCAAGTACACTGACCTCCGCCATACTGCCATCTACGGAGGCTTAGGCCCCAAAACGCAAATCGAGATTATCAATAAAGGTATTGATATACTAGTGGCTACACCTAAGCGCCTGATGGAACTATACCTGAAAGGAGAGCTTGTGCTGAAAGACCTGAAAACACTGATTCTGGATGAGGCTGACAAGATGATGGACATGGGTTTTATGCCCCAGATCCGCCAGCTTCTAGAAGTGATACCGCGCAAGCGACAGAACCTGCTCTTCTCGGCTACCATGCCTGATAAGGTGGTGCAGTTGTCGGAAGAGTTCCTGGAGTTCCCTACACGTGTGGAGATTACGCCACAGGCCACACCGGTGGAAACAGTTAGCCAAATGTTATACCGTGTACCGAACCTGCGCACTAAAATAGAGCTACTGGAGCACCTGATTCAGGATATAGAGACATTTAAACGCGTGATTATCTTTACACGCAGCAAAAAGAACGCGGAGAGTGTCTCTAAGTTTTTGGAGCACCGCAATTATGGCGATGTGCGAGCCATACATGGTAACAAGGGTCAGAATACACGCATCAATTCTATGGAAGCCTTCAAAGGCGGGGAAGTGCGCTTCTTAGTAGCTACCGATGTAGCGGCCCGTGGCATAGACGTAACTATGGTAAGCCATGTGATCAACTTCGACGTGCCGCTTATATACGAAGACTATGTGCACCGTATTGGCCGGACAGGTCGCGCCGAAAACGAGGGAGCAGCCATTACGTTTGCTACTGAAGCTGAAATGTACCACGTGCGCAAGATCGAGAAGATCATCAGAATGCAGATACCGGAAGAGCCGATGCCTGCCGAGGTAAAGCTGTTTGAAACGCCTTTTGAAGAACAGCAGGAAATGGCCATGGAAATAGACCGCCAGAAACGCCGCGAGAACCCTGATTTTAAAGGAGCCTTCCATGAGAAGAAAGGCAAGCACAAATCTAACTTTGCAAAGGGCAAGAAGAGCAAAGGCGATCCGAAAAACTCGTTCTGGCAGAAGACCAAGAAAAAAGGCAGCCGGAGGAAATAA
- a CDS encoding dihydroorotase yields the protein MKSILIKNAQLVNEGSIFTADVLVQNGRIAQIGQSITAEADETIDATGLHLLPGVIDDQVHFREPGLTHKANIETEARAAVAGGTTSFMEMPNTVPNATTQELLEDKYNIAAKTSLANYSFYMGATNDNLAEVLLTNPNTVCGIKIFMGSSTGNMLVDNEQTLEQIFSKAKLPIAVHCEDEQTIRDNMAIYEGKYGEDIPIKCHPEIRNEAACFKSSFMAVKLAEKHGTRLHILHISTEEELKLFRNDIPLEEKKITAEVCVHHLWFDKEDYDEFGTQIKCNPAIKEARHKQGLLKGLLEDKLDVIATDHAPHLWDEKQGKYKQAPSGVPLVQHSLQMMLEFVKQGKLTLEKVVEKMSHAPAILFNVRERGYIREGYWADLVLVDLNKPYTATKENTYYKCGWSPFEGHTFSSSVTHTLVSGHIAFANGAFDESKKGERLLFDR from the coding sequence ATGAAATCCATCCTCATAAAAAATGCCCAACTCGTAAACGAAGGAAGTATATTCACCGCCGATGTGCTGGTGCAGAACGGACGCATCGCGCAGATTGGCCAAAGTATAACCGCCGAGGCTGACGAAACCATAGATGCCACCGGCTTACACTTGCTGCCCGGCGTGATAGACGACCAGGTGCACTTTCGTGAGCCAGGGCTAACGCACAAGGCCAATATCGAAACTGAGGCCAGAGCGGCTGTGGCAGGCGGTACCACCTCTTTTATGGAGATGCCAAACACGGTGCCTAACGCTACCACGCAGGAGCTGCTGGAGGATAAGTATAACATTGCCGCCAAAACCTCGCTGGCGAACTACTCTTTCTACATGGGAGCCACCAACGATAACCTGGCCGAGGTGCTGCTCACTAACCCCAACACCGTTTGCGGTATCAAGATTTTCATGGGTTCCTCTACAGGCAATATGCTGGTAGATAACGAGCAGACACTGGAGCAGATTTTCTCCAAAGCCAAGCTGCCTATTGCCGTGCATTGCGAGGATGAGCAGACTATCCGCGACAACATGGCCATTTATGAGGGGAAGTATGGCGAAGACATTCCTATAAAGTGCCACCCGGAGATCCGCAACGAAGCTGCTTGTTTCAAATCCTCTTTTATGGCGGTTAAGCTTGCCGAGAAGCACGGTACGCGCCTACATATTCTGCATATCTCCACCGAAGAAGAGCTGAAGCTATTCCGCAACGACATTCCGCTGGAAGAGAAAAAAATTACTGCTGAGGTATGTGTGCACCACCTGTGGTTCGATAAGGAGGATTATGATGAGTTTGGTACGCAGATAAAGTGTAACCCGGCTATAAAAGAGGCACGCCACAAGCAGGGCTTGTTAAAAGGACTGCTGGAGGATAAGCTGGACGTAATTGCCACCGACCATGCCCCACACCTATGGGATGAGAAGCAGGGCAAGTATAAGCAAGCACCATCTGGCGTGCCACTGGTACAGCACTCACTGCAGATGATGCTGGAGTTTGTAAAGCAAGGCAAGCTGACGCTAGAGAAGGTAGTGGAGAAGATGAGCCATGCGCCAGCCATACTTTTTAATGTGCGTGAGCGTGGCTACATTAGAGAAGGATACTGGGCCGACCTGGTGCTGGTAGACCTGAACAAACCGTATACTGCTACTAAGGAAAATACCTATTACAAGTGTGGTTGGTCTCCTTTCGAGGGCCATACGTTTAGTAGCAGTGTTACCCATACCTTGGTTTCGGGCCATATAGCCTTTGCTAATGGCGCTTTTGATGAGAGCAAGAAAGGAGAGCGACTGTTGTTCGACAGGTAA
- a CDS encoding NAD(P)/FAD-dependent oxidoreductase, which translates to MHNTDICIVGAGPAGATAALHLANKGIPSLLIDKASFPRDKVCGDALSGKVVNELRRISPDLPAQLGELQEAMPSWGIHFISPGGHKLSVPFKYNYQPDQDTPAGYISKRIHFDNFLVQQVRQRPEVKFLEQVDVVKYKPAAEGGYVLSDKQGQPLVQTKLLLMANGAQSGFTRHVAGLDQEPEHYCAGLRTYYKGVSDMDADGFIELHFFKDFLPGYFWVFPLPGGYANVGVGMLSSAVSRKKVNLKKEMLCMIETHPELQRRFAKAELVDEIRGFGLPLGSKKRTISGDNYMLLGDAGALIDPFTGEGISNAMISGRWAAEQAAKCLEQQDFSAAFMHGYDKAVYNRLWKELKLSRQMQKLLNYPWLFDKVASKASKNQALAETISCMFNDLDLRERLKQPSFYAKLLFD; encoded by the coding sequence ATGCACAACACAGATATTTGTATAGTCGGCGCCGGACCTGCCGGAGCCACTGCTGCCCTTCACCTCGCCAACAAAGGCATACCTTCGCTTTTGATTGATAAAGCTAGCTTTCCACGGGATAAAGTATGCGGCGACGCTTTGAGTGGTAAGGTAGTGAATGAGTTGCGCCGAATCTCCCCAGACTTGCCCGCACAACTAGGAGAACTGCAGGAAGCCATGCCTTCCTGGGGAATACATTTTATCTCGCCCGGCGGACATAAACTGAGTGTGCCGTTTAAGTATAACTACCAGCCTGATCAGGATACACCAGCCGGTTATATTTCCAAACGCATTCATTTCGATAATTTTTTGGTGCAGCAGGTAAGGCAGCGGCCAGAGGTAAAATTCCTGGAACAGGTGGATGTGGTCAAGTATAAACCTGCTGCAGAGGGCGGGTATGTCCTTTCTGATAAGCAGGGGCAACCGTTGGTGCAGACTAAGCTGCTACTGATGGCTAACGGAGCTCAGTCTGGCTTCACGCGGCACGTGGCAGGTCTGGATCAAGAGCCGGAGCATTATTGCGCAGGGCTTCGGACATATTACAAAGGTGTGTCCGATATGGATGCAGATGGGTTTATAGAGCTACACTTCTTCAAAGACTTTTTGCCGGGGTATTTCTGGGTTTTTCCGCTTCCTGGTGGTTATGCTAACGTAGGAGTGGGCATGTTGAGCAGCGCCGTGAGTCGCAAAAAAGTAAACCTGAAAAAGGAAATGCTTTGCATGATAGAAACACACCCGGAGTTGCAGCGGCGATTCGCAAAGGCTGAGCTGGTGGATGAGATCCGTGGATTCGGGCTACCTCTAGGTTCAAAAAAGCGCACTATCTCCGGCGACAACTATATGCTCTTAGGTGATGCGGGTGCCTTGATAGATCCTTTTACCGGCGAAGGTATCAGCAATGCCATGATTAGCGGCAGATGGGCAGCAGAACAGGCCGCCAAATGCCTGGAACAGCAGGATTTCTCAGCTGCCTTCATGCATGGCTACGATAAAGCTGTATACAACCGCCTCTGGAAAGAGCTAAAGCTAAGTCGGCAGATGCAAAAGCTCCTGAACTACCCGTGGCTCTTCGATAAAGTGGCAAGTAAAGCCTCCAAAAACCAAGCCCTTGCCGAAACCATCTCCTGCATGTTCAACGACCTGGACCTGCGTGAACGATTGAAGCAACCTTCGTTCTACGCTAAGCTGCTGTTTGATTAG
- a CDS encoding PfkB family carbohydrate kinase, whose translation MSLVVVGSMAFDALETPFGKTDKIVGGAATYISLSSSYFVKPVNVVSVVGGDFDQDHIALMHQRNISTEGVQVKENEKSFFWSGRYFNDMNSRETLVTELNVLGDFDPIIPDAYQNCEYLMLGNLAPQVQKTVIERLNNRPKLIVMDTMNFWMDIVLDELKATMALVDVLSINDEEARQLSGEYSLVKAAKKIMAMGPKFLIIKKGEHGALLFNEDKVFFAPALPLEEVFDPTGAGDTFAGGFIGYLASTGDISFESMKRAVIYGSAMASFCVEKFGTERLKNLSQEEIDSRVQEFVNLVAFDTVLQ comes from the coding sequence ATGAGCTTAGTGGTAGTAGGTTCAATGGCGTTTGATGCGCTGGAGACCCCTTTCGGGAAAACAGATAAGATCGTAGGTGGTGCAGCAACATACATTTCGCTGTCGTCCTCATACTTCGTGAAGCCGGTAAATGTAGTATCGGTAGTAGGTGGTGATTTTGACCAGGACCACATCGCTCTGATGCACCAGCGTAACATCAGCACCGAAGGGGTACAGGTAAAAGAGAACGAAAAGTCTTTCTTCTGGTCTGGCCGCTACTTCAACGACATGAACAGCCGCGAAACACTAGTTACTGAGCTGAACGTGCTGGGCGATTTTGACCCTATTATTCCGGATGCGTACCAGAACTGTGAATACCTGATGCTGGGTAACCTGGCGCCGCAGGTACAGAAAACGGTAATCGAGCGACTGAACAACCGCCCTAAGCTGATTGTAATGGACACGATGAACTTCTGGATGGACATCGTCCTGGATGAGCTGAAGGCTACGATGGCATTGGTAGATGTGCTTTCTATCAACGATGAGGAGGCGCGCCAGCTAAGCGGCGAGTACTCTCTCGTGAAAGCTGCCAAAAAGATCATGGCAATGGGACCAAAATTCCTGATCATTAAGAAAGGAGAGCACGGTGCCCTGCTGTTTAACGAGGACAAAGTGTTCTTCGCGCCAGCCCTGCCACTGGAGGAAGTATTCGATCCAACCGGAGCCGGCGATACTTTTGCAGGTGGCTTTATTGGGTATCTGGCCAGCACTGGCGACATTAGCTTCGAAAGCATGAAGCGCGCGGTAATTTACGGCTCAGCAATGGCTTCATTCTGCGTGGAGAAGTTCGGTACAGAGCGCCTGAAAAACCTTTCGCAGGAAGAAATTGACAGCCGTGTGCAGGAGTTCGTTAATCTGGTAGCATTTGATACAGTGCTGCAGTAG
- a CDS encoding DUF6980 family protein produces the protein MELEQFKELHARFFGKELPEEVTASEEYEAYIDAIHENEECYNWATAEKLKASGFDYEGYCCMMMADKVHESLDEDGEVKYDDPDVIINKWDEGLYGIPVYNGSATMVVINYCPWCGSKLIK, from the coding sequence ATGGAGCTAGAGCAATTTAAAGAACTGCATGCCCGATTCTTCGGGAAAGAACTGCCGGAGGAGGTAACAGCCTCAGAGGAGTATGAAGCCTATATAGATGCCATTCACGAGAACGAGGAGTGCTACAACTGGGCCACCGCTGAAAAGCTGAAGGCTAGTGGTTTCGACTACGAAGGCTACTGCTGTATGATGATGGCTGACAAAGTGCACGAGAGCCTGGATGAGGATGGAGAGGTAAAGTATGATGACCCTGACGTAATCATCAACAAATGGGACGAAGGACTTTATGGTATACCGGTATACAACGGCAGCGCCACAATGGTGGTAATTAACTACTGTCCTTGGTGCGGCAGTAAGCTCATTAAGTAA